The Dysidea avara chromosome 11, odDysAvar1.4, whole genome shotgun sequence genome includes the window GTGATCACCACACAGTGATGTGGTTATTAGTCTGGCcgcaaacacacacaacacacacacacacgcctaCACATATCAGGTCAGTTTACTTACTGCTAGTTTGATATTTGTAGGGATGTAGAAAAAAACACCAAAGttaaaattcaattatgggatACTGCCGGACAAGAGAGGTATAGTCAGTTTTTGACATTAATTTTGGATTGTTCATGTTCTCATCAGGTTTCGATCCTTGGTCTCAATGTATTATCGAAAGGCGACTGCAGCCATTATCGTTTATGACATCACAGACTTACAGTCTTTTGAAGATGCTAAAGAATGGGTAGAAGGTAAATTAGTTTGTTAATTGTCTGTAAACGTTATCAGTTCACTtcaaggtatatatatatttttttgtgggtgatcAAAAATTTGTAGTCTGAGGATCACTCATTTTCCACACAAGCTCCCTATCATGTAACTTGGATAATCACTAAATTTTCAAGTGAAAATGTTACTTACAGATAGCTATAATCCACAAAATGTACACATCTCAAAAATCTATAAACTATTTTGCAATGCAGAGTTGATCATCTACATGTACAGGGCTTGTATCACCCCATACAACCCTATTTATAGTACATACACTTTAGCAACAGATGACATGGTCAAAATTTGTAGAAAATTAGATATGATGAAAACATAAAATAATTGTGTGGTCATTGTGACACAAACTGCTAGTTAATGGTCAGTCCACACTATGTATTGGATGATCAGCAATCAAACTTGTCTCATTGTCCATGACAGCACGATTGGGGTTTTTCACCACAGACAGAGGTATATGAAGACACAATTAAATTTCACTGCCACAATCAAAGTGGATCATAGGTGATGGGGTCACTTATTGGTCAATGTTTGTAGCACAAgatcaagattctctaatagagcagtcaactagaacagtcacattttattcCTGAGTATCTTCTTAATTTACCACGATGAAATAGTCTTAAATACTACAGACCTTCTAAAATCTAAATCATTTCTTGGTGGGGCATGTCCCAGGCCCCCAGAAATGGTGTCCAGGTCTGTCGTATGCTTTTACAACTTCActgtgtaatgtttgttgctGTTATTTGACCTGTTCCACCACACCTAAAGTGGGACaaaccatacaaatattaatgcAGCACTAGCCAAAAAGGAGATGTCTGGATGGTTGTGTGTGGTTGTGTGCAGACCTGTAAAGCTCTAGAGATCTGTACACTGTAAAATTCCTCTTGATTTTAGTTGATTTTGCTCACATTTGTGTAATTACACATTCAAAACCTTCTAGAAGTTGTAACTAACCACACCAAAAGTGTACATCTGGTACTGGTATCTGGATGACATTTTTAAACTGCTAACCTTTCTGATCAGTGATCACTACTATTATGAACTAtcacacataatattatctcTTTGTACAATTTTAGAACTTCACAATAACGTTGGAACTAATGTTGGTAAGTTGACTACAACCAGTCATGGGTATTGGTTTTAATCATTGTTCCCTTAACCAGTGTTATACATTGTTGGCAACAAGTGTGATTTGCAAGAACAGCGGAAGGTTCCAATGGAAACATTAGAAGAATATGCTAGGTCACTTCAAGTGTTGTATGGAGAAACATCAGCTGCTCATGATATTGGTAAGTAGACAACACACACAGATGCACGctctcatgcacacacacatcccTTGTGCTGTAATGAAAATTAAGGCGTCTTTGGTGATACATACCGACCTCTGAAATGactaattttagtttagttgcATGCTCAAATTCACATGGATCAATgtaatgaaatatttttagaTCTAACCATATGTTAATAGTGGTGTTGTTTGTGACCTGGTTTTGTGAAACTGTTGATAATAAACAACTTTATAACAGGTCAATATTAAGAACTCACAAACGGTAATCATATGTGTAGCTCCTCTTGGGCTACACTCATACATTACTTACATCTTGTACCGTATTTTCATCACGATGGTATTTTCACTTCACAGGTATCCAGGATATATTCACTCTCATAGTGGAGAACATTGTCAGACTCCATCGTAACGAGCCTCTCACATCATCTCAACACGCTGCACATGGCAAAAGTCTCCCTATTACCCCTGTGTCTTCAATTCGAGTGAATGAAACAATAAAGTTAGGTACGTAAATCACCACATGTAATATAAGTAGAATGTAATTGGACAATATTTGCAGTGGCAGATCAAAGTGGTTATGGTCGAGACCCCTCTAAAAGCAGTCTAATTAGCTGTTATTTCTATGTTGACAACTTACCATAGCACAATCCTATATTCCATGCTCAGCAACACTATTTTCACCTTCAATTCCATTCAGCTTAGAACAATTTTTGTCCTGTAAAGTTTTATATCAGCATTGGATTTGCTGTGAATATAAACCAATAATAGCCTAAATCTTATCTCAGAGCTTTTAAAATCTCAGATGTGTGTCTCTAGATACCTTATtccttatagctatatacaaaaatCCATTTTTGAAAATCATAAATCCACTATACTGACATAGTATTTGTTGAAATACTACTGAAATACTGTTTCTTCGATATTAGGCCACTAATTTAATAGTTTCACATCCTttcaaattaaaattaaaagcaatttattttttatttttttattaactaGAATAGAAGGCTGAAATAGATAGATCAGGATGCAATTTCTTAAACTGCTCAAGCCAGTTATCAACCTTAAAAGGTATTGCTGAATGACTGCATTCAGGCAATATTTGATGTATGCTAATAAGCTTGACATTACCAGAGTGTTCCATTTAAATACTGTTTAGATTTTTGCACTGTTCAAAATGGTTGCCACGATAGTGACAGTGAGcatataactataactataaaTAGCCTTTTGTGGCTGATTTTGTCCCCCCAAATTATAAGATTTTTAAACGGTCTCTTGTGTAAAGTTTACAAGTCAGATATTTAGTAGTAATTTTGAAGCAACAACAATACAATTTCCAATAATCTTTGCAATATattaccgtatagagggaaactttggcgaatagcaagctaaatcgcatttggcgaaataaactttggcgaattcaagctcaatctgtagctatgaagatgctaatctcaggcactacgagtaattggtgggttaaactttggcgaatttgtagcgaatcaccaaattcgccaaagttttctcccgccaaagtttccctctatacaatATACTGTGCAATATACTGTCAAGTCTGCTATGCAATCATCTTGTTCTAGACAATGTTGATAATAAGACTGTACAGCCTGGTCCATCACCGGACActgaaaataaaaagaaaaagaaatgttGTTGTGGACGATAGTGGTGTAGTAGTGTTTTCGATTTCAATCCTCAGTTTCTGGTTAATGGTTTCTCGTTATATTTATATTATAGTGCAACATTGTGTGTGTATAGAAGacatattacatgtacatattttatGACAACAATAATGTTTTATTGGGTTACAACATGTTTCGTATATTCAGCCTGATCAGAATCTTTTTAGTTTCACCCATACACCATCATGGTGCAACAATACTAAAATGAAGCGtcatgcatcccacaagtcaaatGTAACACTGGAAAACGTACAATTTTCACTTTCATAGCTGACACAAGTACAACTAGACTGGTATTCAGTTTGTTTGTATGGTCACCACGAACCCGTTATTGCTTAATAGTTGACCAGACCATTTTGATTGCATCATCCAACCCAAACAACAACACCTTGAAACAGCAACAACACCTTAATACAGTGACATGGTATGAAATTTCATCATTCTGTGCTGCCATGTAGATCAGACTGGATGTAGAATAAAAAACAACCACACAGTTTATTTTTGTACAAGAGTATACAGTACAAATGGAGTCACAGTAGATGTGTGGTGCATAGCTATTAGCCAATGGAGCTTACAGCtcagtatagctataatataaaCTGGTGATTTATGGTTATGGGTTCTCATAACCATAAATCATACAGCTGTACTTAAGAAGCTGTATGATTTGAAGCTGTTGAGAAGCTGTATGATTTGAAGCTGTTGAGAAGCTTTATACAGCTGTACTTAATCGGTTCAGCACCACTTTAACTTTGTAAAGCTGATAACTGGTTCAGTGCCACCTTAAATAGATCAGACTTAATATGATAGCAAGGAGCTCCTAGTAAGACTCAATACACTGATACCATGGTGACACCAATACCTCACAGTAACCTGATAGTGTATATCTAGCAAAGGTATTTTTTTGGCTCTGGGGGTAGTAGCTAATATTTTAAGTGTATGGATGTAACAGCATCTTCCTGTAGAAATCTAGCATACACTTATAATTTATTTCCTCATTATTGAAGTGTCATGTTTCTACCTATCCTTTCAACATTAATCTTTTCCTTAACACCTAATCGTAGTCACAACTTacatgtgtacagtagctatcactACAATCATCTCATGTTCTTTCTCTGTCTCCAGCTGGCGTTACAGCATAAAATCTCTTAGTAACAACTATCACATACTATTGCAAAAAGCTGAGTCTCTACTGTAGCTAACAATATTGAGTACATACATCATTACCAACTGCTGTATTTAGTCTCAGCTTCAGTACTAGGGAGTTTTGAGGTACAGgtactattttattagagtagtttgttaATTGTTCTATAGAATTAGTACGTTACATGTCTGTACAATATTAATAATTAGTAATTCCTCCACAGAGGGAGATAACTAATAATGTAATACATTACATTTGAAGTATAACAAAATTATTATAACTATTTACAACAGCCACAATAATAACTAGTAAATGCTGGAACACTAATTTTTGCACATTAAGCGGGGTTGATTGTACTGTATTCTATTCTTCATAACTCAGCTGGTATAGTAATTAATATTTGCATTTGGGGAGTGCATAAATGTACAATACATCATGTCGGGTCATCTTGAGTAGAATAATcatacaaataattatgttaagcaAACACAAAAAAATGCATATTATGATTAGTCATTGAATGTATCTGGTCTGGCCACGATGCTATAGCCATACAAGATACATCAATAAGGTGATATGCCAACATGTACGCCTTGCGTGCATGTATTCAAGTTAAAAGTATGCATAGATTTTTTTAGAAATAATGTAGTTTGCATGTGCTTACTTCTACAGATGCACTGAATCTATAGCCGATCATGATGTGTGGGAGTCCGGAGTTGTTGAAATTCATTTGTTGTGTCAGTCAGAACTTTAATGAACTAACTCATGACACTATATCCATTGCCTTGTGAAAAGTAGATTCTACATTAGGTTACAGCAGGTCAttgtgggttacaataggttatgGTGGGTTACAACATGTTTCGTATACTCAGCCTGATCAGAATACACCAGGTAAGAATGCATCAAAGTAGTGCAACAATATTGAAATGAAGTGTCATGCATCCCACATGTCTAACACTGGAAAACGTACATCTTTCACTTTCATAGCTGACAAGTACAACTAGACTGGTATTCAGTTTGTTTGTATGGTCACCACGAACCCGTTATTGcttaattaaaaattaaattaagttGACCAAGCCTTTTTAAATTACTTCATCCAACCCAAACAACAACACCTTGTATCAAGCAATAATACAGCGACATGTATGAAATTTCATCATTCTGTACTGCCAGCAGATCAGACTGGATGTAGAATAAAAAACCACACAGTTTATTTTTGTACAAGAGTATGTACAAGTGGAGTCAAAGTAGATGTGTGGTGCATAGCTATTAGCCAATGGAGCTTACAGCTCAGTGTAGATGTAATATAAACTGGTGATTTATGGTATAATAGGTTCTCATTAGGAGTTGAGAAGCTTTATACAGCTGTACTTAATCAGTTCAGCACCACATAGCAAGGGAGCTCCTAGTAAGACTCGACACACTGATACCATGGTGACATCAATACCTCACAGTAACTTGAtcatgtatatacgtatatagtaAAGGTATTTTTTGGCTCTGGGGGTAGTAGCTAATATTTTAAGTGTATGGATGTAACAGCATCTTCCTGTAGAAATCTAGCATACACTTATAATTTATTTCCTCATTATTGAAGTGCCATGTTTCTACCTATCCTTTCAACATTAATCTTTTCCTTAACACCTAATCGTAGTCACAACTTacatgtgtacagtagctatcactGCAATCATCTCATGCTCTTTCTCTGTCTCCAGCTGGCGTTACAGCATAAAATCTCTTGTGAACTTAGTAACAACTATCACATACTATTGCAAAAAGCCGAGTTTTCTACTGTAGCTAACATATTGAGTACATACATCATTACCAACTGCTGTATTTAGTCTCAGCTTCAGTACTAGGGAGTTTTGAGGTACAGGTACTACTctactattttattagagtagtttgttaATTGTTCTATAGAATTAGTACGTTACATGTCTGTACAAGATTAATAATTAGTAATTCCTCCACAGAGGGAGATAACTAATAATGTAATACATTACATTTGAAGTATAACAAAATTATTATAACTATTTACAACAGCCACAATAATAACTAGTAAATGCTGGAACACTAATTTTTGCACATTAAGCGGGGTTGATTGTACTGTATTCTATTCTTCATAACTCAGCTGGTATAGTAATTAATATTTGCATTTGGGGAGTGCATAAATGTACAATACATCATGTCGCGTCGTCTTGAGTAGAATAATcatacaaataattatgttaaacaTACACAAAAAAGTTCATATTATGATTAGTCATTGTATGTATCTGGTCTGGCCATGATGCTGTAGCCATACAAGATACATCAATAAGGTGATATGCCAACATGTACGCCTTGCGTGCATGTATTCAAGTTAAAAGTATGCATAGATTTTTTTAGAAATAATGTAGTTTGCATGTGCTTACTTCTACAGATGCACTGAATCTATAGCCGATCATGATGTGTGGGAGTCCGGAGTTGTTGAAATTCATTTGTTGTGTCAGTCAGAACTTTAATGAACTAACTCATGACACTATATCCATTGCCTTGTGAAAAGTAGATTCTACATTAGGTTACAGCAGGTCAttgtgggttacaataggttatgGTGGGTTACAACATGTTTCGTATACTCAGCCTGATCAGAATACACCAGGTAAGAATGCATCAAAGTAGTGCAACAATATTGAAATGAAGTGTCATGCATCCCACATGTCTAACACTGGAAAACGTACATCTTTCACTTTCATAGCTGACAAGTACAACTAGACTGGTATTCAGTTTGTTTGTATGGTCACCACGAACCCGTTATTGcttaattaaaaattaaattaagttGACCAAGCCTTTTTAAATTACTTCATCCAACCCAAACAACAACACCTTGTATCAAGCAATAATACAGCGACATGTATGAAATTTCATCATTCTGTACTGCCAGCAGATCAGACTGGATGTAGAATAAAAAACCACACAGTTTATTTTTGTACAAGAGTATGTACAAGTGGAGTCAAAGTAGATGTGTGGTGCATAGCTATTAGCCAATGGAGCTTACAGCTCAGTGTAGATGTAATATAAACTGGTGATTTATGGTATAATAGGTTCTCATTAGGAGTTGAGAAGCTTTATACAGCTGTACTTAATCAGTTCAGCACCACATAGCAAGGGAGCTCCTAGTAAGACTCAATACACTGATACCATGGTGACATCAATACCTCACAGTAACTTGATcgtgtatatacgtatatagtgAAGGTATTTTTTGGCTCTGGATGTAGTAGCTAATATTTTTAAGTGTATAggtgtttttatttatttattaaggctttacagcacaaatgctgaaggtctgtaggacacctggtcctacagcctcatgaaagttgttac containing:
- the LOC136238851 gene encoding ras-related protein Rab-31-like isoform X2, which encodes MSFKQLPIEAKVVILGAQGVGKTSIALRHIGKTFSGKVKPTISASFFTFTLFRSLVSMYYRKATAAIIVYDITDLQSFEDAKEWVEELHNNVGTNVVLYIVGNKCDLQEQRKVPMETLEEYARSLQVLYGETSAAHDIGIQDIFTLIVENIVRLHRNEPLTSSQHAAHGKSLPITPVSSIRVNETIKLDNVDNKTVQPGPSPDTENKKKKKCCCGR
- the LOC136238851 gene encoding ras-related protein Rab-31-like isoform X1, with amino-acid sequence MSFKQLPIEAKVVILGAQGVGKTSIALRHIGKTFSGKVKPTISASFFTFTLDVEKNTKVKIQLWDTAGQERFRSLVSMYYRKATAAIIVYDITDLQSFEDAKEWVEELHNNVGTNVVLYIVGNKCDLQEQRKVPMETLEEYARSLQVLYGETSAAHDIGIQDIFTLIVENIVRLHRNEPLTSSQHAAHGKSLPITPVSSIRVNETIKLDNVDNKTVQPGPSPDTENKKKKKCCCGR